A single genomic interval of Novosphingobium ginsenosidimutans harbors:
- a CDS encoding flagellar biosynthesis anti-sigma factor FlgM — translation MPPIDLPPLRPVASIDPRQPRPLAERRTPADGTDSAAPAVEVETLFAGGQPPVDQARVTEIRKAIEAGRYPVIPMRVADALIASGLLLRSGK, via the coding sequence ATGCCACCGATTGACCTTCCCCCGCTGCGCCCCGTCGCCAGCATCGATCCGCGCCAGCCACGCCCGCTGGCCGAACGCCGCACCCCGGCCGACGGCACCGACAGCGCTGCACCGGCAGTTGAAGTCGAAACCCTGTTCGCAGGCGGCCAGCCGCCAGTCGACCAGGCCCGCGTCACTGAAATTCGTAAGGCGATCGAGGCCGGTCGCTATCCCGTTATCCCGATGCGCGTTGCCGATGCGCTGATTGCCTCTGGCCTGCTGCTGCGGAGTGGAAAATGA
- a CDS encoding flagella basal body P-ring formation protein FlgA — MIRTLPLLLAVLASPALAQGLTDLDEVDRQVSAFVGQPTPPVDRRLRLARCTAPLALDWYGNGRQAVQVRCPVPAGWTLYVAMPAAAAAAAAPPLVQRGDSVTIQVGGDGWAVSQPGEALEAGAAGAWIKVRGLVPKAPVLRGRVLRPGLVGVDLP; from the coding sequence ATGATCCGCACATTGCCGCTGCTGCTCGCCGTGCTGGCCAGCCCTGCCCTGGCGCAGGGCCTTACCGATCTTGACGAGGTGGACCGCCAGGTCAGCGCTTTTGTCGGTCAGCCGACGCCGCCAGTTGACCGCCGCCTGCGCCTGGCGCGCTGCACCGCGCCCTTGGCACTCGACTGGTACGGCAATGGCCGCCAGGCAGTGCAGGTGCGTTGCCCTGTGCCGGCCGGCTGGACGCTCTATGTTGCGATGCCGGCTGCCGCGGCAGCCGCCGCCGCGCCGCCGCTGGTTCAGCGCGGCGATAGCGTGACGATACAGGTCGGCGGCGACGGCTGGGCCGTTTCGCAGCCGGGCGAAGCCCTCGAAGCCGGCGCCGCCGGAGCCTGGATCAAAGTGCGCGGCCTGGTTCCCAAGGCACCGGTGCTGCGCGGACGGGTGCTGCGGCCAGGCCTGGTCGGCGTCGATTTGCCGTGA
- a CDS encoding MotA/TolQ/ExbB proton channel family protein, translated as MDLTTLIDGPSALIVGGGTLLATVLRSGLSDCRITLVKLGGLGRRGFNLDHTRAELGLQIQEIRQDGLLRAVPHHSGDAEFDEATDALIGRRSVSALLEAHEAHRSRRLAESERAVRTLAQAAELAPVFGLAGTLVSLSQLPTTGLAQGAFAGSISMAVTTTLYGLLGANLLLAPLSRMIERKALAEEAERQQVTDWLAAQVEAAVAPRPSRVPGREVAA; from the coding sequence ATGGACCTGACCACCCTGATCGATGGACCGTCTGCGCTGATCGTTGGTGGCGGAACCTTGCTGGCGACTGTGCTGCGCAGCGGACTTTCCGATTGCCGGATCACGCTGGTCAAGCTGGGCGGACTGGGACGGCGGGGGTTCAACCTTGATCACACCCGGGCCGAGCTCGGTCTGCAGATCCAGGAAATCCGCCAGGATGGCCTGCTGCGCGCCGTGCCGCACCATTCGGGTGACGCCGAGTTTGACGAGGCGACCGATGCGCTGATCGGCCGCCGCTCGGTCTCCGCCCTGCTCGAAGCGCACGAGGCACACCGCAGCCGCCGCCTGGCCGAAAGCGAACGCGCCGTCCGTACCCTGGCCCAGGCGGCCGAGCTGGCTCCGGTGTTCGGCCTGGCGGGGACGCTGGTTTCGCTGAGCCAGCTGCCCACAACCGGGCTGGCGCAGGGGGCTTTTGCCGGTTCGATCTCGATGGCGGTGACCACCACGCTCTATGGCCTCCTGGGGGCCAACCTGCTGCTCGCTCCGCTGTCGCGGATGATCGAGCGCAAGGCCCTGGCCGAAGAGGCCGAACGCCAGCAGGTTACCGATTGGCTCGCCGCGCAGGTCGAGGCTGCCGTTGCGCCTCGCCCCAGCCGCGTGCCGGGCCGCGAGGTGGCCGCATGA
- the flgB gene encoding flagellar basal body rod protein FlgB: MSESLFGIHGTALQLRSQRLALITSNIANAATPGYKARDLDFAAALKARNEGLGTDRAAEKATRYRVPVMPSLDGNTVEMATEQTAFAENAVAYQATLGFLRGRIETLTRALKGE; encoded by the coding sequence ATGAGTGAGAGCCTGTTCGGAATCCACGGCACCGCGCTGCAGCTGCGTTCGCAGCGGCTGGCGCTGATCACCTCGAACATCGCCAATGCCGCGACCCCTGGCTACAAGGCCCGCGACCTCGATTTCGCTGCGGCCCTGAAGGCCCGCAACGAGGGCCTGGGCACCGATCGCGCCGCAGAAAAGGCCACGCGATACCGCGTGCCGGTCATGCCCAGCCTTGATGGCAACACGGTCGAAATGGCGACCGAGCAGACCGCCTTTGCGGAGAATGCCGTCGCCTATCAGGCCACGCTCGGCTTCCTGCGCGGACGGATCGAGACACTGACCCGCGCGCTGAAGGGCGAGTGA
- the flgC gene encoding flagellar basal body rod protein FlgC gives MANQPLTLFGAAQRAMSAQLVRMNAASSNLANAGTVTGSEATAYRPIRTVFAAEVDRASGLSTVRVGGIMRESAQPVKRYEPDHPLADAEGNIWTAPVDENAEMVEMLDASRQYQNLVEALSTAKQLMLETMRMK, from the coding sequence ATGGCCAACCAGCCCCTCACCCTGTTCGGCGCTGCGCAGCGGGCCATGTCGGCCCAGCTGGTGCGGATGAACGCCGCCTCGTCCAACCTTGCCAACGCCGGCACCGTCACCGGCAGCGAGGCAACCGCCTATCGCCCGATCCGCACGGTCTTTGCGGCTGAGGTCGATCGCGCCTCGGGCCTTTCGACCGTTCGCGTCGGCGGGATCATGCGCGAAAGCGCGCAGCCGGTGAAGCGTTATGAACCCGACCATCCGCTGGCCGATGCGGAAGGCAACATCTGGACTGCCCCGGTCGATGAAAACGCCGAGATGGTCGAGATGCTCGATGCCTCGCGCCAGTACCAGAACCTGGTCGAAGCCCTTTCCACCGCCAAGCAGCTGATGCTTGAAACCATGAGGATGAAGTGA
- a CDS encoding flagellar hook assembly protein FlgD: MVSPVTAAGSNPAAPRSSSSTNGPTLGQSDFIRLLTTQLKSQDPTDPVDNKEMIAQMAQFSSLSGIEQINSTLKDIAARLDQAFPAQTPVQE; the protein is encoded by the coding sequence ATGGTCTCCCCTGTCACAGCGGCGGGGTCCAACCCCGCCGCCCCCCGCTCCAGCTCGTCAACCAACGGGCCAACCCTGGGCCAGTCGGACTTCATCCGGCTGCTCACCACCCAGCTCAAGTCGCAAGACCCGACCGACCCGGTCGATAACAAGGAGATGATCGCGCAGATGGCGCAGTTCTCCTCGCTGTCGGGGATCGAGCAGATCAATTCGACCCTCAAGGACATTGCCGCCCGGCTTGACCAGGCGTTCCCCGCCCAGACCCCGGTTCAGGAGTAA
- a CDS encoding flagellar hook-basal body protein yields the protein MSFYTSLNGLKNAQTELSVIANNLANAETTGFKKSRINFADIVSGTASSNPKLVKGIGSAVQSIDQNFSLGPTQQTGAALDLAINGEGFFTKVSPVTGKTFYTRNGNFGMDGAGYITDVQGNRLQVLPVDANGNVTSSTPQDAQAPATNGAGAELMSVTVKADGAMIAAYADGTVTELGKVALASFVSPPGLLQIGNQDWQATGISGPASYGQPGAARFGTMLSGSLEQSNVDIAEEMVGLITAQRYFQANAKAIDTATQLSQTIINLRT from the coding sequence ATGTCGTTCTACACCTCTCTCAACGGGCTCAAGAATGCCCAGACCGAACTTTCGGTGATCGCCAACAACCTGGCCAATGCCGAAACCACCGGCTTCAAGAAGAGCCGGATCAACTTTGCCGATATCGTTTCGGGCACGGCCTCGTCCAACCCCAAGCTGGTCAAAGGGATCGGCTCGGCGGTTCAGTCGATTGACCAGAACTTCTCGCTCGGTCCGACGCAGCAGACCGGCGCCGCGCTGGACCTGGCGATCAATGGCGAAGGCTTCTTCACCAAGGTTTCGCCCGTTACCGGCAAGACCTTCTATACCCGCAACGGCAACTTTGGGATGGATGGCGCCGGCTATATCACCGATGTCCAGGGCAACCGGCTGCAGGTGTTGCCGGTCGACGCCAACGGTAACGTCACGTCCTCTACCCCGCAGGATGCTCAGGCCCCGGCGACCAATGGCGCGGGTGCCGAACTTATGTCGGTCACCGTCAAGGCCGATGGGGCGATGATCGCCGCCTATGCCGATGGCACGGTGACCGAACTTGGCAAGGTTGCGCTGGCGAGCTTCGTCTCGCCGCCGGGCCTGCTGCAGATTGGCAACCAGGACTGGCAGGCCACCGGCATTTCCGGCCCCGCATCCTACGGCCAGCCTGGTGCTGCGCGCTTCGGCACCATGCTGTCAGGCAGCCTCGAGCAGTCGAACGTCGACATTGCCGAGGAAATGGTCGGGCTGATCACTGCCCAGCGCTATTTCCAGGCCAATGCCAAGGCGATCGATACGGCCACCCAGCTGTCGCAGACCATTATCAACCTGCGGACCTAG
- a CDS encoding flagellar basal body rod protein FlgF → MDRLIWTAVTGMTAAMTRQRVIASNMANAQTTGFRAEVLQMTPLTLKGPAVEARAMTDAAVKGAMMTPGVMVNTGRPLDVALQGQAMLTVQAPDGSEAYTRRGDLTVSANGLLVNGEGFAVMGEGGPITLPPGGTYAIAEDGAVLRRDPGTPEAAPAEVGRLKLANPAGTAIAKGLDGLFRVIGGGILPSDAEARLAPATLEQSNVRPSEVLVDMVEAQRLYDMRTKLVATAKELDEGGASLMRMT, encoded by the coding sequence ATGGACCGCCTGATCTGGACTGCCGTAACCGGCATGACTGCAGCGATGACCCGGCAGCGGGTGATCGCCAGCAACATGGCCAATGCCCAGACCACCGGCTTTCGCGCCGAGGTGCTGCAGATGACTCCGCTGACCCTCAAGGGGCCGGCAGTCGAGGCCCGGGCGATGACCGATGCGGCGGTCAAGGGCGCAATGATGACGCCGGGCGTGATGGTCAATACCGGCCGTCCGCTCGACGTCGCGCTCCAGGGTCAGGCCATGCTGACGGTCCAGGCCCCCGATGGCAGCGAAGCCTATACCCGGCGCGGCGACCTGACGGTCTCGGCCAATGGCTTGCTGGTCAATGGCGAAGGCTTTGCCGTCATGGGCGAAGGCGGCCCGATTACGCTGCCCCCCGGTGGCACTTATGCCATTGCCGAGGACGGCGCCGTGCTGCGCCGCGATCCGGGCACGCCCGAGGCGGCTCCGGCCGAAGTCGGGCGGCTCAAGCTGGCCAATCCGGCAGGCACCGCGATCGCCAAAGGCCTCGACGGCCTGTTCCGGGTGATCGGTGGCGGGATCCTGCCGAGCGACGCCGAAGCGCGACTGGCCCCTGCCACGCTTGAGCAATCGAACGTTCGGCCCAGCGAAGTACTGGTCGACATGGTCGAGGCCCAGCGCCTCTACGACATGCGCACCAAGCTCGTCGCCACGGCCAAGGAGCTCGACGAGGGCGGCGCCAGCCTGATGCGCATGACCTGA
- the flgG gene encoding flagellar basal-body rod protein FlgG: MPSSALHVARTGLEAQDTRMRVIANNLANIATTGFKRDRANFATLAYQENRVAGQQSSTETAYATGLNLGTGVSLQSTTSITTQGTLSSTGNPLDMALDGEGFFQVQLPGGRLAYTRAGNFSRSAEGSLVTPQGYAVQPAITIPEGATAISVGPDGTISANLPGSSVPTELGQLTLASFTNPAGLQALGDNFVSETAASGPAQIGAAGADGRGSIRQGMLEASNVNVVEELVDMIETQRAYEINSKLISAVDEMLRNANQTL; encoded by the coding sequence ATGCCCTCTTCCGCCTTGCATGTCGCCCGCACCGGGCTTGAAGCCCAGGACACCCGGATGCGGGTGATCGCCAACAACCTGGCGAACATTGCCACGACCGGCTTCAAGCGCGACCGCGCCAATTTCGCGACGCTGGCCTATCAGGAAAACCGCGTCGCTGGGCAGCAGAGCTCGACCGAGACGGCCTATGCCACCGGGCTCAACCTGGGCACCGGGGTCAGCCTGCAATCGACCACTTCGATCACCACCCAGGGAACGCTGTCGAGCACGGGCAATCCGCTCGATATGGCGCTCGACGGTGAAGGCTTTTTCCAGGTCCAGTTGCCGGGCGGGCGCCTCGCCTATACGCGTGCTGGCAACTTCTCGCGCTCAGCCGAGGGATCCCTTGTTACGCCGCAGGGCTATGCGGTCCAGCCTGCGATCACCATTCCGGAAGGCGCGACCGCCATTTCGGTTGGTCCCGACGGGACGATTTCGGCCAATCTGCCGGGTTCCAGCGTGCCGACCGAGCTTGGCCAGCTTACCCTGGCCAGCTTCACCAATCCGGCCGGCCTGCAGGCGCTGGGGGACAACTTCGTATCCGAAACGGCCGCATCCGGGCCGGCCCAGATCGGCGCTGCCGGGGCCGATGGGCGCGGCTCGATCCGCCAGGGTATGCTCGAGGCTTCGAACGTCAACGTGGTCGAAGAGCTGGTCGACATGATCGAGACCCAGCGCGCCTACGAGATCAATTCCAAGCTCATCTCCGCAGTCGACGAGATGCTGCGCAACGCCAACCAGACACTGTGA
- a CDS encoding flagellar basal body L-ring protein FlgH, which yields MLVTLTTPVAAKPKPPAGFEPTLPAAPSAPRAADGAIFNASAGYAPLIQGHRARAVGDPVTILLVESTTTSKSAGSKTQRGGNASITPPTAGPLSFLNPDALKAGSQSSFKGEGNASQTSSLSGELAVTIAEVRPNGTALVRGEKRLLLSQGQEWIQFSGIVRLADLDGDSRVLSSRVADARIEYAGNGSVQRASREGWLSKFFSMISPF from the coding sequence ATGCTTGTGACACTGACGACGCCGGTGGCCGCCAAGCCCAAGCCGCCAGCCGGGTTCGAGCCCACCCTGCCCGCAGCACCGTCGGCGCCGCGCGCGGCCGATGGGGCGATCTTCAACGCCAGCGCTGGCTATGCCCCGCTGATCCAGGGGCACCGTGCCCGCGCGGTTGGCGATCCGGTAACGATCCTGCTGGTCGAAAGCACCACCACTTCCAAGTCGGCCGGGTCCAAGACCCAGCGCGGCGGGAACGCTTCGATCACGCCGCCCACCGCCGGTCCACTGTCTTTCCTCAACCCCGATGCCCTTAAAGCTGGCAGCCAATCGTCGTTCAAGGGCGAGGGCAACGCGAGCCAGACCAGTTCGCTCTCGGGTGAGTTGGCAGTGACCATTGCCGAAGTGCGGCCGAACGGGACCGCGCTGGTACGCGGAGAAAAGCGCTTGTTGCTGAGCCAGGGCCAGGAATGGATCCAGTTTTCGGGGATCGTGCGCCTGGCCGATCTCGACGGAGATAGCCGCGTTCTCTCCAGCCGGGTCGCCGATGCGCGGATCGAATATGCCGGTAACGGGTCGGTCCAGCGCGCCAGCCGCGAAGGCTGGCTGTCGAAGTTCTTCAGCATGATCAGTCCGTTCTGA
- a CDS encoding flagellar basal body P-ring protein FlgI — translation MARFLTLFALACALTCPVAAQAERVRDLGAFQGVRSNQLTGYGVVVGLDGTGDDSLAYVTEAMRGVSGRVGVQLPAGVNPSLKNAAAVMVTADLPPFAKPGQRIDVTVSAIGKAKSLRGGSLILSPLYGADGQIYAMAQGNLAVGGLGISGADGSKLTVNVPTVGRIADGASVERSVPTGFESGDTLRWNLFAADFLTAARVRDAVNARFPNAAQVEDGVTLALRLPLDPNARASMMAAIEMLDVTPAETPARVVVNSRTGTVVINSAVRLSPAAISHGKLTVRIDENPQVIQPAPFSRGQTAQQEDSKLSAEEGGRTVALFRPGASLAKVVDALNLLGTSPSDLVAILEALKQAGALKAEMVVI, via the coding sequence ATGGCACGCTTTCTCACCCTCTTCGCGCTCGCTTGCGCGCTGACCTGCCCGGTTGCGGCCCAGGCCGAACGCGTGCGCGACCTGGGCGCCTTCCAGGGCGTCCGTTCCAACCAGCTGACCGGCTATGGCGTGGTCGTTGGCCTTGATGGCACTGGCGATGATAGCCTGGCCTATGTCACCGAAGCCATGCGCGGCGTTTCGGGCCGGGTCGGTGTGCAGCTGCCCGCCGGGGTCAACCCCAGCCTCAAGAACGCCGCTGCGGTAATGGTCACTGCCGACCTGCCGCCCTTCGCCAAGCCCGGCCAGCGTATCGACGTGACCGTTTCGGCGATTGGCAAGGCCAAAAGCCTGCGCGGCGGATCGCTGATCCTGTCCCCGCTCTACGGTGCCGATGGACAAATCTATGCCATGGCCCAGGGCAACCTTGCCGTCGGCGGCCTGGGCATTTCCGGAGCCGATGGATCGAAGCTGACGGTCAACGTGCCCACGGTGGGTCGCATCGCCGATGGCGCCAGCGTAGAGCGCAGCGTGCCGACCGGCTTCGAGTCCGGCGACACACTGCGCTGGAACCTGTTCGCCGCCGATTTCCTAACCGCTGCGCGGGTCCGCGATGCGGTCAACGCCCGCTTCCCCAATGCCGCTCAGGTAGAGGACGGGGTCACTCTCGCGCTGCGCCTGCCGCTCGATCCCAACGCCCGCGCCAGCATGATGGCGGCGATCGAGATGCTCGATGTCACGCCGGCCGAAACGCCAGCGCGGGTCGTGGTCAACAGCCGCACCGGCACGGTGGTAATCAATTCGGCCGTGCGCCTTTCGCCCGCAGCGATCAGCCACGGCAAACTGACCGTACGGATCGACGAGAACCCGCAAGTGATCCAGCCTGCCCCGTTCAGCCGCGGCCAGACCGCACAGCAGGAGGACAGCAAGCTTTCTGCGGAAGAGGGCGGCCGGACAGTCGCACTGTTCCGCCCGGGCGCCTCGCTGGCGAAGGTGGTCGATGCACTCAACCTGCTCGGCACCAGCCCGTCGGATCTCGTCGCGATCCTCGAGGCGCTCAAGCAGGCAGGCGCGCTCAAGGCGGAGATGGTCGTAATATGA
- a CDS encoding rod-binding protein, translating into MTPVSAPLLATGSLTASHGTDREKLAGAAKAFEAIFVRQMLAAARQAGFGDSLIGGQGLDTFRSMQDSHFADLTAQTGALGLAKQIEAQLARHLPAEGVTNGQ; encoded by the coding sequence ATGACCCCGGTTTCCGCGCCCCTGCTCGCCACCGGCTCGCTTACCGCCAGCCACGGGACCGACCGCGAAAAGCTGGCCGGCGCCGCCAAGGCGTTTGAGGCGATCTTCGTGCGCCAGATGCTGGCCGCCGCGCGTCAGGCTGGTTTCGGCGACAGCCTGATCGGTGGCCAGGGGCTCGATACCTTTCGTTCGATGCAGGACAGCCACTTTGCCGACCTCACCGCACAGACCGGCGCGCTCGGGCTGGCCAAACAGATCGAAGCGCAACTCGCACGCCATCTCCCGGCCGAGGGAGTGACCAATGGCCAGTGA
- the flgK gene encoding flagellar hook-associated protein FlgK, with protein sequence MASDLFSIGLSGLRASRAALDLTAQNISNAGTEGYIRRSLRVSEVGSAGTWLAPSDLTLSGVRIDGVTRNADLFRQAEVRRTGSDSARAAEELSGYENIEAALDQSGLFPAMTAFEAALQRLESNPVDPALRAGALEDARTVARSFNLASGSLDTLGEGLRFAATAGTQDVNTYAAELARVNLQLTRASAGSSDQTMLLDRRDALLQQIATQVGISTSYGPDQSVTVRIGGSTGPVLVTAGTTQSFAMTTAADGTISFTLAGSAVALSSGKLAGQAQGLIGVRDRKTELDSIADNLVTAANTAQANGVALDGSAGQPLFSGSGAGGITLALASGAGLATAPAGAGAGSRDPANLAALRNALGSAQVTDRIDGLMFGSASAAAARRTTADALDSIAGAARIALAEQAGVSLDDEAANLVRFQQAFQASGRVIQVASDLFDTLLAIR encoded by the coding sequence ATGGCCAGTGACCTTTTCTCGATCGGTCTCTCGGGCCTGCGTGCCTCGCGCGCTGCGCTCGACCTGACGGCGCAGAACATCTCGAACGCCGGGACAGAGGGCTATATCCGCCGTTCGCTACGCGTTTCCGAAGTGGGCAGCGCCGGGACCTGGCTTGCGCCCAGCGATCTGACCCTTTCGGGCGTCCGCATCGATGGCGTGACCCGCAATGCCGATCTCTTCCGCCAGGCTGAAGTGCGCCGCACCGGCAGCGATTCAGCCCGTGCCGCCGAAGAACTGAGCGGTTACGAAAATATCGAGGCAGCACTCGATCAATCGGGTCTGTTCCCGGCGATGACCGCCTTTGAAGCCGCGCTGCAGCGGCTTGAGAGCAACCCCGTCGATCCGGCGCTGCGGGCCGGCGCGCTGGAAGATGCCCGGACCGTGGCGCGCAGCTTTAACCTTGCCTCGGGATCGCTCGACACGCTGGGCGAAGGGCTGCGCTTTGCAGCGACAGCCGGAACCCAGGACGTCAACACCTATGCCGCCGAACTGGCGCGGGTGAACCTTCAGTTGACCCGCGCCTCGGCCGGATCGAGCGACCAGACCATGCTGCTCGACCGGCGCGATGCATTGCTTCAGCAGATCGCCACGCAGGTCGGGATCAGCACCAGCTATGGCCCGGACCAGTCGGTGACCGTGCGGATCGGCGGCAGCACCGGGCCGGTGCTGGTCACCGCCGGGACCACTCAGTCCTTCGCCATGACCACGGCGGCAGATGGAACGATCAGCTTTACCCTCGCTGGCAGTGCAGTGGCGCTCAGCTCTGGCAAACTCGCCGGACAGGCCCAGGGCCTGATCGGCGTGCGCGATCGCAAGACCGAACTCGATTCGATCGCCGATAACCTCGTCACCGCCGCCAACACGGCCCAGGCCAATGGCGTCGCGCTTGATGGCTCTGCCGGCCAGCCGCTGTTTTCCGGCAGCGGAGCCGGCGGCATTACCCTGGCGCTGGCCAGCGGAGCGGGCCTGGCCACGGCCCCGGCCGGTGCTGGCGCGGGAAGCCGTGATCCCGCCAATCTGGCCGCCCTGCGCAATGCACTGGGCAGCGCCCAGGTGACCGACCGGATCGACGGCCTGATGTTTGGCTCTGCCAGCGCAGCCGCCGCGCGGCGGACCACGGCCGATGCGCTCGATTCGATCGCCGGTGCGGCCCGCATCGCGCTGGCCGAGCAGGCCGGGGTAAGCCTGGATGACGAAGCCGCCAACCTTGTCCGCTTCCAGCAGGCCTTCCAGGCCAGCGGCCGCGTGATCCAGGTGGCGAGCGACCTGTTCGATACCTTGCTGGCGATCCGCTGA
- a CDS encoding flagellar biosynthesis protein FlgL: protein MTTITTSAFYERSSRALGDLRKQAESLQGSIGTGQRLLRGSDDPVGAAQLRALSREDRFSEISAAAGARVSSDLALTDSALSDFAAYVTRVKELAVQAASDTLTTSQRAGIGVEMKEIYGELIRLANSRDSAGHALFGGEATGEAYTLDAAGLPVYAGTAQAGELALGEGQTVLRGVTGPEFLNFNGPAGATNLFTLVRDLGLAMQGGSADPAQSARDALGALDSGLESITTAQTVIGGRMNWIDLVSERRTQRSEQRTEQQADIGGADLATTVTALQEIMTVLEASQAAFTRLAGLSLFAMLR, encoded by the coding sequence ATGACCACCATCACCACCAGCGCCTTCTACGAACGCTCCAGCCGCGCGCTGGGTGATCTGCGCAAGCAGGCCGAAAGCCTGCAAGGTTCGATCGGGACCGGCCAGCGGCTGCTGCGCGGGTCGGACGATCCGGTCGGCGCGGCACAGCTCCGGGCACTCTCGCGTGAGGACCGATTTTCCGAAATCAGCGCCGCAGCCGGCGCGCGGGTCAGCTCTGACCTGGCCCTGACCGACAGCGCGCTGAGCGATTTTGCCGCCTATGTGACCCGGGTAAAGGAATTGGCGGTCCAGGCTGCCAGCGATACGCTGACCACCAGCCAGCGCGCCGGTATCGGCGTGGAAATGAAGGAAATCTATGGCGAGCTGATCCGCCTCGCCAACAGCCGCGACAGCGCTGGCCACGCCCTGTTCGGCGGCGAGGCGACGGGCGAGGCCTACACCCTCGATGCTGCGGGCTTGCCGGTCTATGCCGGTACCGCCCAGGCCGGCGAACTGGCGCTTGGCGAAGGTCAGACCGTGCTGCGCGGCGTGACCGGGCCGGAGTTCCTGAATTTCAACGGCCCCGCCGGGGCAACCAACCTGTTCACCCTGGTCCGTGATCTGGGCCTGGCGATGCAGGGCGGCAGCGCCGATCCCGCGCAGAGCGCGCGTGACGCGCTGGGCGCGCTCGATTCAGGACTGGAATCGATCACCACCGCCCAGACCGTGATCGGCGGCCGAATGAACTGGATCGACCTGGTCAGCGAGCGCCGTACCCAGCGCAGCGAACAGCGTACCGAACAACAGGCCGACATCGGCGGGGCCGATCTCGCCACCACTGTAACCGCGCTGCAGGAAATCATGACCGTGCTCGAAGCCAGCCAGGCCGCCTTCACGCGCCTCGCAGGCCTCAGCCTGTTCGCGATGCTGCGCTGA
- the motA gene encoding flagellar motor stator protein MotA: MYAVVGIIILIVMVFGGFALTGGALGPVLHALPHEMLIIGGAAVGALVTGNSLHGLKAIGSAFAKVFKGPRHTKQDHVDAIVLVTKLMKLLRAEGPVALESHVTDPASSAIFAEFPRLLANKELTAVIADTLTLIVVSSGTLEVRAVEDVIDNALKTHFHEMHEPQHALQGLADALPALGIVAAVLGVVKTMGSIDKPPAILGGMIGSALVGTFLGVLLAYGMVAPMAGRLKQVLEADEQIFHAVKQVIIASLHGWPQPLVVESARSGLGHDFRPGLSELLDALRGR; the protein is encoded by the coding sequence ATGTACGCCGTCGTCGGCATCATCATCCTGATCGTCATGGTCTTTGGCGGCTTTGCCCTGACCGGCGGCGCGCTGGGGCCAGTGCTTCACGCCTTGCCGCACGAAATGCTGATCATCGGCGGCGCTGCAGTGGGCGCGCTCGTTACCGGCAACTCGCTTCACGGCCTGAAGGCGATCGGCAGTGCCTTTGCCAAGGTGTTCAAAGGTCCACGCCACACCAAGCAGGACCATGTCGATGCGATCGTGCTGGTAACCAAGCTGATGAAGCTGCTGCGTGCCGAAGGGCCGGTGGCATTGGAAAGCCATGTCACCGATCCGGCCAGCTCGGCGATCTTTGCTGAGTTTCCCCGGTTGCTTGCCAACAAGGAGCTGACCGCCGTCATCGCCGATACGTTGACGCTGATTGTCGTTTCTTCCGGCACGCTGGAAGTGCGCGCGGTCGAGGACGTGATCGACAATGCGCTGAAGACCCATTTCCATGAAATGCACGAACCGCAGCACGCGCTGCAGGGTCTGGCCGATGCGCTGCCGGCGCTGGGGATCGTCGCCGCCGTGCTCGGCGTGGTCAAGACCATGGGGTCGATCGACAAGCCCCCGGCAATCCTGGGCGGCATGATCGGTTCGGCGCTGGTCGGAACCTTCCTGGGCGTGCTGCTGGCCTACGGCATGGTCGCGCCGATGGCCGGACGGCTGAAGCAGGTGCTGGAAGCAGACGAGCAGATCTTCCACGCGGTCAAGCAAGTGATCATCGCCAGCTTGCACGGCTGGCCGCAGCCGCTGGTCGTCGAAAGTGCGCGTTCCGGCCTGGGCCACGATTTCCGCCCGGGCCTGTCCGAACTGCTCGACGCGCTGCGGGGTCGCTAG